The window TCGGCGCCATAAAGACTTCGGCTGATGTATTGGCGCTTGAGTTCTTGCTCGGCCTTGTCTGCCAAGGCCTTGTCAAAAGGTCGTCCTTCAGACAGTCCCACATCCTTCAGGGCCTTGACCAGCACATCTTTGTCAAATTCCTTGAGCCCAATGAACTCCACCGACGCCACTGAGGGGCGCTCTTGCACCACCACCACCAGCACATCGCCCTGCGTTTCCAGGCGCACATCTTTGAACAAGCCCAAGGCGAACAAGGCACGTATGGCAGCAGCACCTTTGTCATCGGTGTAACGGTCTCCCACCCTCACTGGCAAAGACGCAAACACCGTTCCGGGCTCGATCCGCTGCAAACCTTCAACACGGATATCGCGCACCGTGAAGGGATCGACCGCCCAGGCAGGCAAGCTGAGCATGGCGCAGGCCAGCGCCTTCATGGCAGAAGGCAGAATTTGGGCGCGAAAATCAGGAAAATTCATGTTGCAATCGTTCTAAAACCAAAGCCATTTTCAGGGTTGAAAATCAGGCTTTGAAAACCACCCACTTCCACACAGTCAGATGAGCTCAAGGCTGACTGCTGGTCCGGGTGAGGTGTTTTGACTGCTCACACCGAAGCAGCCAAAAGCATCAAAAGATAATACATCAGGACCGGACTGCGACCACCCAGCACAGGACCGCCTTCGCTGGTATTTTCACCTCAAGCGTGTCAGATGGCGCTCGGCCTCCTCGCGACTGCGAGCATCCAAGGCCAGCAAATCGTCCAGACCATCCGGTGGCGAGCACTGCAAACTGTCAAGCGTGGCACGGTTGAGCTCATGGATTTGGTCAAAGCGGATGCGCTTGTTCAGGAAGCCCTCCACAGCGACTTCGTTGGCCGCGTTCAAAATGGCGCAACTGCCGGGCGCACCGCGCAAGGTTTCCCAGGCCAGGCGCAAACCCGGAAAACGCTGGACATGCGCTGGCTCGTCCATGGCTTCGAAAGTCATGGCAGCCAGCGCGTGAAAGTCCAGCGGTGCTGCACCCGATTCGATGCGCTCCGGCCAGCTCAGACCGTATGCGATGGGCACACGCATGTCGGGCGTGCCCAATTGCGCCACCACCGAATGGTCGCGGTACTGCACCATGGAGTGGATGACGCTTTGCGGATGAATCACCACCTCCAATTGATCGGGCGAGAGTCCGAACAAATAACGCGCCTCGATCACCTCCAAAGCCTTGTTCATCATGGTGGCCGAATCCACCGAGATTTTTCGACCCATGACCCAATTGGGGTGGGCGCAAGCCTGCTCGGGTGTGACATCTCTTAAGGTGCGTGGATCCCGGGTGCGGAATGGGCCGCCGGAGGCCGTCAAAATGATCTTTTGTACACGCCGCTGCCAGCTCGATGGATCCTCGGGCAAAGACTGGAAAATCGCCGAATGCTCGCTGTCGATGGGCAGCAACAGTGCGCCGCCCTCTCGCACAGCCCGCAAAAACACTTCGCCACCCACAACCAAGGCTTCTTTATTGGCCAGCATCAGGCGCTTGCCCGCACGCGCTGCCGCAATACAGGGCGACAAACCCGCCGCACCCACAATGGCGGCCATCACAGAATCCACCTGAGGCGCCGAAGCCACGTCGTCCAAAGCCGCAGTGCTCCAACGCACCTGCACGGGCAGGCCTTCAGCCTTCACCCTCTCGGCCAATTGACGGCCCGCCGACTCCTGCACCATCACGGCCACTTCGGGTTTGAATCGGGCACATTGGGCCAGCATCAGATCCACTTGGCTGGAGGCGGTCAGCGCATGGATTCGGTATTGTTCCGGGTGGCGACTGAGCACATCCAGCGTGCTGGTGCCAATGGAGCCGGTTGAGCCCAAAATTGTGATGCACTGTTGTTTGTTCATGCCAGAGGTCTCCACATCAAATCCAGGCCACCAGCATCATGGCCAAAGGCAATGTCGGCAACAAGGCGTCCACCCTGTCCAGCACGCCGCCATGGCCGGGCAACAGGCCCGAGCTGTCCTTCATGCCCGCACTGCGTTTGACCAGGGACTCCACCAAATCGCCCACCACACTCATGGCCGACATCAAAAGCAAGGCCGGCACGGCCACCCCTGCACCCCGCTCCCACAGCAGGGTGTAAAAACTGGCTGCGCTTGGGCCCTGAGTTTGGTCAAAAACCGTCCAAAGCCAGGACACCAAAAAGACACCCAACATGCCACCCAGCACCCCTTCCCAGCTTTTACCAGGACTGATGGCTGGCGCCAGCTTGACGGGAAAGATCCGCCCCCCCAAACCACGGCCAAAGAAATAGGCAAAAACATCGGCCGCCCAAACCAGGACCAGCACCGACAGCAAAAAATTTACGCCACGCTGGTGGGCTTGCGCCAAAGCCAACCAGGCCAAGGCCAGCAAAAACAGGCCCGCCCACCAACGCGACGAACGTGACCAAAGCGCCCATCCGGATACGCCACGCCGGATCATCCAGGCACCCAACAAAACCCACATGGCTCCGGCCACCAGCCACAACTGGGGGGGTGTCGATTGCAACCAGCCCGCCAAAGTGGACAAGGCACAGGCAGCGACACACACCAAACTGCCCACCCAAGCCTGCACAGGCCCCACCCCGTTGAGCCGCCCCCACTCCCAAGCACCCGCGGCGATCAACACCAAGGTCAGCGCCATGAAAGGCCAAGGATGGGCTGCAAACAAAGCGGGCAGCAGCAAGGCCAGCAAGGCCAGGGCGGTGATGACGCGTTGTTTGAGCAAGGGTTCTCCAGAAAAAAAGGCCGCCAAATAAAAAGGGCCGCATAAAAAAAGGGCCGCCAATTGGGCGGCCCATCAGGCCGTGATGAGCCACGGCACCAAATTCAATCTCAGACGGCCATGATCTCTTGTTCTTTGGCCGCGACCAACTGGTCAATTTCGGTCATGCGCTTGTCGGTCAGTTTCTGGACATCGGCTTCGGCACGCTTTTGATCGTCCTCAGACGCTTCCTTGTCCTTGACCAGTTTCTTCACCGATTCGTTCGCATCGCGGCGCAAATTGCGGATTGCGATCTTGCCGTTCTCGCCTTCGGTGCGGGCCAGCTTGGTCATTTCCTTGCGGCGCTCTTCGCTCATGGGGGGCATGGGCACTCGGATCAAATCACCCATGGAAGCGGGGTTCAGGCCCAGCTCGCTTTCGCGGATGGCTTTTTCGATCTTGGCACCCATGCCTTTTTCCCAAGGCTGCACACTGATGGTGCGCGAGTCCATCAAGGACACGTTGGCCACTTGCGACAAAGGCACCATGGAGCCGTAGTAATCGACATGGATGGTGTCGAGCAAGGCCGGATTGGCACGCCCGGTGCGAATCTTGGTCAGGTTGTTTTTGAAAGCCGCAATGGATTGCTCCATTTTGGTTTCGGTTGTTTTCTTGATGTCTGCAATGGTCATGGGGTTCTCCTCGTCAGAACGGGCTCAAGCATAAACCAGGGTGCCTTCGTCCTCACCCAGCACCACGCGCTTCAAAGCGCCGTTCTTGATGATCGAAAACACCTTGATCGGCAGTTTCTGGTCGCGGCACAAGGCAAAAGCCGTGGCGTCCATGATGCCCAAATTGCGTGAAATGGCTTCGTCGAAGCTGATTTCGCTGTAACGCGTGGCAGAGGGGTCTTTTTTGGGATCGGCTGTGTACACACCATCCACCTTGGTGGCCTTGAGCACCATCTCGGCGCCAATCTCAGCACCACGCAAAGCAGCGGCTGTGTCGGTGGTGAAAAACGGATTGCCTGTGCCCGCCGCAAACACCACGACCTTGCCCTCTTCGAGGTACTGCAAGGCCTTGGGTCGCACATAGGGTTCGACCACTTGGTCAATGCCAATCGCCGACATCACACGCGCGGTCAAACCGGCCTTGTCCAAAGCATCGGCCAAGGCCAGGGAATTCATGACCGTGGCCAACATGCCCATGTAATCGGCCGTGGCACGGTCCATGCCCACAGAACCACCCGCCACACCTCGGAAGATGTTGCCGCCACCAATGACCACAGCGACCTGAACGCCCAGACGGTTGATCTCGGCGATCTCTTCGGCCATGCGCACGATGGTGGCGCGGTTAATGCCAAAGGCATCATCCCCCATCAGGGCCTCACCGGACAGCTTGAGCAAAATACGCTTGTAGGCTGGCTTGGCAGAGGACATGATGGGCTCCTGGGTGATCAATGTGGACAATAAAAACGAATCAACAGGTCAAGAGGTTCAGGCGGCAGCGTTTTGAGCTGCAGCCACTTGAGCCGCCACTTCTGCAGCAAAATCGTCGACCTTCTTCTCGATACCTTCGCCGACCACGTACAAGGTGAACGCCTTGACGGTGGTGCCAGCAGCCTTGAGCATTTGCTCGACGGTCTGCTTGTCATTCTTGACAAAAGACTGGTTGAACAAAGACACCTCTTTGAGGTACTTTTGCACAGAGCCTTCGACCATCTTGGTGGCGATGTCGGCAGGCTTGCCGGACTCAGCAGCCTTGGCCGCAGCGACCGAGCGCTCTTTTTCGATCAACTCAGCAGGCACTTCGGCGCTGGTCAAAGACACAGGCTTCATGGCGGCCACGTGCATGGCAACGTCTTTGGCAGCAGTTTCGTCACCTTCGTACTCGACCAACACGCCGATGCGGGTGCCGTGCAAGTAGTTGGCGATCTTGGCAGCACCAGCGGCACGCTTGAAACGGCGGAAGCTCATGTTCTCGCCGATCTTGCCGATCAGGCCTTTGCGCACGTCTTCCAATGTCGGGCCAAAGCTGTCTTGGCTGTAAGGCAATGCACCCAAAGCAGCGATGTCGGCAGGGTTGTGCTCGGCCACCAACTTGGCAGCAGCGTTGGCCAAAGCCAGGAAGCTGTCGTTTTTGGTCACGAAGTCGGTTTCGCAGTTCACTTCGATCATGGCGCCTGTGGTGCCGTTCACAAAGCTGGTCACCACGCCTTCGGCGGTCACGCGGGAAGCGGCTTTGCCAGCCTTGGTGCCCAGCTTGACGCGCAGCAACTCTTCGGCTTTGGCCATGTCGCCTTCGGCTTCGGTCAGAGCTTTTTTGCACTCCATCATGGGGGCGTCGGTTTTTGCACGCAGTTCAGCGACCATGCTTGCGGTAATTGCAGCCATTTGATTTCTCCGTATTCAGTCTAAAAGTCAGATTAAAAAAAAGGGGCCACAAAGCCCCTTTCATCGAGTGTTGGGAACTCAGGCAGAAGCGTTGGCTTCTTCGACGAACTCGTCAGAGCCTTCGGTCACAGCTTTGACCACGTCGTTGACCGCATTGGCACGGCCTTCGATGATCGCGTCAGCAATGCCGCGGGCGTACAAAGCCACGGCCTTGGCCGAGTCGTCGTTGCCGGGAATGATGTAGTCGATACCTTCGGGCGAGTGGTTGGAGTCCACCACACCGATCAAAGGGATGCCCAATTTCTTGGCTTCCGAAATGGCGATCTTGTGGTAACCGACGTCGATCACGAAAATCGCATCAGGCAAAGCCGCCATGTCCTGGATGCCACCGATGTCTTTTTCGAGCTTTTCCATCTCGCGCTTGAACATCAGCTGTTCTTTTTTGCTCAGGCTGTCGAGGCCGACTTCTTGCTGAGCCTTCATGTCCTTCAGACGCTTGATCGAGGTCTTGACGGTCTTGAAGTTGGTCAGCATGCCGCCCAGCCAGCGCTGGTCGACGAAAGGCACGCCCGCACGCTGGGCTTCAGCAGCCACCAGCTCACGGGCTTGGCGCTTGGTGCCCACCATCAGGATGGTGCCGCGGTTGGCAGACAGTTGCTTGGCGAACTTGATCGCATCCTGGAACATCGGCAACGACTTTTCCAGGTTGATGATGTGGATTTTATTGCGGTGACCGAAGATGAAGGGGGCCATCTTGGGGTTCCAGAAGCGGGTTTGGTGACCGAAGTGGACACCGGCTTCCAGCATTTCGCGCATGGTAACGGACATAAAAATACTCCAAAGGTTGGGTCTAAAACCAGTCCACTGATTGCACACAAACTGTTAGACAGAGTGCGCAACACCTTGACGGGACGGATTCGCGGATGAACTTCGCTGGGCTTGTGGACTATTTGATGTGATGTTGATCATGACACTCAAAAGACAGCACCCTCGCTCTGCAAAGCCTTAGGATTATAGCATCCTGACCCACCCGAAAGTGCCCCAACCCATGAAAGCTGACCTGATCGCCACCCGGCAAGCCATCCGAGCTGGGTCCACGACAGCCCAAGCCGCCGCCCAAGCTAGTTTGGCTGTGGCGCAGAGCCAGGCATGCCAGCACGTCTTTATGCAACTCACACCCGAGGCATTGCAGCGCACAGCTGGCCAACCCCAAATAGGCCAAACCCCACTCGCGGGCCTCGCCGTGTCGATCAAAGACCTGTTTGACGTCCAAGGTCAGATCACCCAAGCGGGCTCGGTGGTTCTGCAAAATCAGCCCCCTGCTCGGGCGGACTGCCTGGCGGTGGCGCGTTTGCGGGCCACAGGCGCAGGCCTGATCGGGCGCACCAACATGGTCGAATTTGCATTCTCTGGCGTAGGCACCAACCCCCATTACGGCACACCCGCCGCTTGGGACGGGCTCTACGACCAAGTGGTTGGCGCCCCCGGCCATGCCTATGCGCCCGGCGGATCCAGCTCGGGAGCGGCCGTGTCGGTGGCCACCGGTGCCGCCTTCATCGGTCTGGGCTCGGACACGGGCGGCTCCATCCGGGTGCCCGCCGCCCTGAACGGCATCGTGGGCTTCAAAAACACCGCCCGCTTGGTGCCCACACAAGGCGCCCTGCCCCTGTCCACCACGCTCGACACCGTGTGTGCCATGACTCGCACCGTTCGGGACGCGGTTTTGGCCCATGAAGTGCTGTCCGCCAGGCGCGTCCCCCAAGGTCACCGGCCACTTTCCGACTACCGCCTGGCCGTGGTCAAAAGCCTGATGCAGGACAACATGGATGCCACGGTGACGCGGGCTTTTGAGAGCAGCCTCAACACCTTGCGGGCCGCCGGGGCGCACATCGACGAGATCGCCCTGAGCGAACTGAACGAGCTGGCCCCCATGATGGCCACAGGTGGCTTCAGCCCAGCCGAGGGCTTCGCCTGGCACCGTGAGTTGCTGGCCCGAGACAGTGCACGCTACGACCCCCGCGTCCTGCAGCGACTGATGCGCGGGTCCGGCATGAAAGCCCATGAATACATGGATTTGGTGCAAGCCCGTCAGCAATGGATTCACCGCGTCGAAAAAGCGCTGACGGGTTACGACGCTGTGCTCTCGCCCACCACACCCATCACCGGCCCAAACATCAGCACCGTGGCCCCAGGCGAGGAGCGTGATCAAGAGTTTTTCAGGGTCAACGGCTTGCTTCTGCGCAACACCAGCGCCGTGAACACACTCGACGGCTGCGGCATCTCCCTGCCCTGCCACGCACCCGGCGAGCTGCCTGTGGGCTTGATGGCCTGGCACGCGGCCATGCACGATGACACCATTTTGCAGCTGGCCTTGCTGCTCGAACCCTTGCTGCAACAGCACTGAAGCCATGCACACCCTGAGCCGCTCACACGCCTGGCCTGCTCTCGGGCCAAGCCAAGTGCGGCAGCTCGAACCTGCGCTGCAGACCCTCAGCGCAACGCCTTTGATGCAAAGCGCGGGTCTGGCCTGCGCCCGACTGGCGCTCGCCGTGGCGCCGCATGCCCGGCGCGTTTGGGTGGCTGCTGGTCCGGGCAACAACGGCGGCGACGGCCTAGAGGCCGCTTTGCTCCTGCACCAATGGGGCAAAGAAGTGGTGGTCAGCCTCGTGAACTCAACCGGACCCGGCCCGGCCGATGCCCGAGCGGCCTTGCAACGGGCACAAGAAGCGGGCGTGCGCATCCAACCGGACGTGCCCACCGAGTGGCTTGCGCAGCTGGACGCGCAGGACCTGTGCATTGACGCCCTGCTGGGCATCGGTGCCACGCGGCCCTTGAGCGCCGATTTGCGGGCCTGCGTGCAGGCCATGCAAAACGGCCAGGCGCCTGTGTTGGCCATCGACGTACCCACCGGGCTGAATCCGCAATC is drawn from Limnohabitans sp. 63ED37-2 and contains these coding sequences:
- the pyrH gene encoding UMP kinase, which codes for MSSAKPAYKRILLKLSGEALMGDDAFGINRATIVRMAEEIAEINRLGVQVAVVIGGGNIFRGVAGGSVGMDRATADYMGMLATVMNSLALADALDKAGLTARVMSAIGIDQVVEPYVRPKALQYLEEGKVVVFAAGTGNPFFTTDTAAALRGAEIGAEMVLKATKVDGVYTADPKKDPSATRYSEISFDEAISRNLGIMDATAFALCRDQKLPIKVFSIIKNGALKRVVLGEDEGTLVYA
- a CDS encoding amidase, which produces MKADLIATRQAIRAGSTTAQAAAQASLAVAQSQACQHVFMQLTPEALQRTAGQPQIGQTPLAGLAVSIKDLFDVQGQITQAGSVVLQNQPPARADCLAVARLRATGAGLIGRTNMVEFAFSGVGTNPHYGTPAAWDGLYDQVVGAPGHAYAPGGSSSGAAVSVATGAAFIGLGSDTGGSIRVPAALNGIVGFKNTARLVPTQGALPLSTTLDTVCAMTRTVRDAVLAHEVLSARRVPQGHRPLSDYRLAVVKSLMQDNMDATVTRAFESSLNTLRAAGAHIDEIALSELNELAPMMATGGFSPAEGFAWHRELLARDSARYDPRVLQRLMRGSGMKAHEYMDLVQARQQWIHRVEKALTGYDAVLSPTTPITGPNISTVAPGEERDQEFFRVNGLLLRNTSAVNTLDGCGISLPCHAPGELPVGLMAWHAAMHDDTILQLALLLEPLLQQH
- a CDS encoding 1-deoxy-D-xylulose-5-phosphate reductoisomerase; the encoded protein is MNKQQCITILGSTGSIGTSTLDVLSRHPEQYRIHALTASSQVDLMLAQCARFKPEVAVMVQESAGRQLAERVKAEGLPVQVRWSTAALDDVASAPQVDSVMAAIVGAAGLSPCIAAARAGKRLMLANKEALVVGGEVFLRAVREGGALLLPIDSEHSAIFQSLPEDPSSWQRRVQKIILTASGGPFRTRDPRTLRDVTPEQACAHPNWVMGRKISVDSATMMNKALEVIEARYLFGLSPDQLEVVIHPQSVIHSMVQYRDHSVVAQLGTPDMRVPIAYGLSWPERIESGAAPLDFHALAAMTFEAMDEPAHVQRFPGLRLAWETLRGAPGSCAILNAANEVAVEGFLNKRIRFDQIHELNRATLDSLQCSPPDGLDDLLALDARSREEAERHLTRLR
- the frr gene encoding ribosome recycling factor; the protein is MTIADIKKTTETKMEQSIAAFKNNLTKIRTGRANPALLDTIHVDYYGSMVPLSQVANVSLMDSRTISVQPWEKGMGAKIEKAIRESELGLNPASMGDLIRVPMPPMSEERRKEMTKLARTEGENGKIAIRNLRRDANESVKKLVKDKEASEDDQKRAEADVQKLTDKRMTEIDQLVAAKEQEIMAV
- a CDS encoding phosphatidate cytidylyltransferase, whose product is MLKQRVITALALLALLLPALFAAHPWPFMALTLVLIAAGAWEWGRLNGVGPVQAWVGSLVCVAACALSTLAGWLQSTPPQLWLVAGAMWVLLGAWMIRRGVSGWALWSRSSRWWAGLFLLALAWLALAQAHQRGVNFLLSVLVLVWAADVFAYFFGRGLGGRIFPVKLAPAISPGKSWEGVLGGMLGVFLVSWLWTVFDQTQGPSAASFYTLLWERGAGVAVPALLLMSAMSVVGDLVESLVKRSAGMKDSSGLLPGHGGVLDRVDALLPTLPLAMMLVAWI
- the tsf gene encoding translation elongation factor Ts, with amino-acid sequence MAAITASMVAELRAKTDAPMMECKKALTEAEGDMAKAEELLRVKLGTKAGKAASRVTAEGVVTSFVNGTTGAMIEVNCETDFVTKNDSFLALANAAAKLVAEHNPADIAALGALPYSQDSFGPTLEDVRKGLIGKIGENMSFRRFKRAAGAAKIANYLHGTRIGVLVEYEGDETAAKDVAMHVAAMKPVSLTSAEVPAELIEKERSVAAAKAAESGKPADIATKMVEGSVQKYLKEVSLFNQSFVKNDKQTVEQMLKAAGTTVKAFTLYVVGEGIEKKVDDFAAEVAAQVAAAQNAAA
- the rpsB gene encoding 30S ribosomal protein S2, with product MSVTMREMLEAGVHFGHQTRFWNPKMAPFIFGHRNKIHIINLEKSLPMFQDAIKFAKQLSANRGTILMVGTKRQARELVAAEAQRAGVPFVDQRWLGGMLTNFKTVKTSIKRLKDMKAQQEVGLDSLSKKEQLMFKREMEKLEKDIGGIQDMAALPDAIFVIDVGYHKIAISEAKKLGIPLIGVVDSNHSPEGIDYIIPGNDDSAKAVALYARGIADAIIEGRANAVNDVVKAVTEGSDEFVEEANASA